Proteins from a single region of Allocatelliglobosispora scoriae:
- a CDS encoding discoidin domain-containing protein: MRRINPIKVIAATAATAMIATMGWVTVAHAAGGPNLSLGKATAASSTNGGNVNGNLNDGNQASYWESANNAFPQWAQIDLGAATSIDQVVLKLPSGWGTRTQTLSVQGSTNGSSFTNIVASAAYAFPANNVVTINFTATSTRYVRVNITANTGWPAAQLSELEVYGAGTASTNLAQGKSTAESGHGDVYGSGNAVDGNQASYWESVSNSFPEWLQVDLGSAQNVNKVVLKIPAGWGTRNQTLSVQGSTNGSTFTALSASATYTFNPAVAGNSVTITFAQASTRYVRLDITANTAWPAGQISEFEVYGPGSTSDTTAPSTPGTLSQTTSGTTITLNWGASTDTGGSGLAGYDIYRNGALAASVGTVTTWADTQPATATVSYYVRARDNAGNVSGNSNTVTRTGTSPDTTAPSVPGTLSQSTSGTTITLNWGASTDTGGSGLAGYDIYRNGVFAQSVGLVTTWADTQAATVTVSYYVRARDGAGNLSGNSNTVTRTGTSPDTTAPSTPGTLSHSTSGTTITLNWGASTDTGGSGLAGYNVYRDNALIATLGTVLTYQDGQPQTATVSYFVRARDGAGNLSGNSNTVTRTGTQNPGCTNVASGKTLTASGSIFTFTPEKANDGQVSTYWEGSGFPSTLTAVLGANHVVSAVNVKLNPDSAWGTRTQNIQVLGRDQASGTYTSLVAAANYQFVQGTNVVNIPVSATTADVQLRFTSNTGAPSGQVAEFEVCGTPSPNPDLTITSTTWSPASPSEVSAITLSATVSNIGTAASAATTVNFSLAGALVGSANVGALNAGASTTVSFNAGTRGMGSYTVSSVVDPANNIIEQSDANNSNTASSQLTVTQAPGPDLQVLGISSNPANPAVGAAVSFTVTVNNRGTTASGVTSVTRLTVGGTTLNTNTASIAAGTSATVAVTGTWTATSGGATITATVDATNVVAETNETNNALSQAIVVGRGAAVPYTSYEAEAANYNGVLVEADALRTFGHTNFGTESSGRKSVRLNTQGQFVEFTSTNAANSIVVRNSIPDAAGGGGQEATISLYANGTFVQKLTLSSRHSWLYGTTDQPEGLTNTPGGDARRLFDESNALLAQSYPAGTKFKLQRDSGDNASFYIIDMIDLEQVAPALTKPAECTSITSYGAVPNDGLDDTSAIQRAVTDDQNGVISCVWIPEGQWRQEQKILTDDPLNRGQWNQVGISNVTIKGAGMWRSQFYTLTEPQDVIGGINHPHEGNFGFDIDSNTQISDIAIFGSGRIRGGDGNDEGGVGLNGRFGLNTKITNVWIEHANVGVWVGRDYDNIPALWGPGDNLLFSGMRIRDTYADGINFTNGTHNSKVFNSSFRTTGDDALAVWANTAVKDRTLDNTHDNHFVNNTVQLPWRANGIAIYGGYDNSIENNLIYDTMNYPAIMLATDHSPLPFSGTTLIANNGIYRSGGVFWNEDQEFGAITLFPSSLPITGVTIRDTDIYDSTYDGIQFKNGGGAMPNVQIINVKIDKSNNGAGILAMSGVQGNAVLTNVVITNSATGNIVTQPGSQFVITGG; encoded by the coding sequence ATGAGACGAATCAATCCGATCAAGGTGATCGCGGCGACTGCCGCGACCGCCATGATCGCCACCATGGGGTGGGTGACCGTAGCCCACGCGGCCGGCGGCCCCAACCTCTCGCTCGGCAAGGCGACCGCCGCGAGCAGCACCAACGGCGGCAACGTCAACGGCAACCTCAACGACGGCAACCAGGCGAGCTACTGGGAGAGCGCCAACAACGCCTTCCCGCAGTGGGCTCAGATCGACCTCGGCGCCGCGACCAGCATCGACCAGGTCGTGCTGAAGCTCCCGTCCGGCTGGGGCACCCGCACGCAGACGCTCTCGGTGCAGGGCAGCACGAACGGCTCGTCCTTCACCAACATCGTCGCGTCGGCCGCCTACGCGTTCCCGGCGAACAACGTCGTCACCATCAACTTCACCGCTACGTCGACCCGCTATGTGCGCGTCAACATCACCGCCAACACCGGCTGGCCGGCCGCGCAGCTCTCCGAGCTCGAGGTCTACGGCGCCGGGACGGCGAGCACCAACCTCGCCCAGGGCAAGTCGACCGCCGAGAGCGGCCACGGCGACGTCTACGGCTCCGGCAACGCGGTCGACGGCAACCAGGCCAGCTACTGGGAGAGCGTCTCCAACTCCTTCCCGGAGTGGCTGCAGGTCGACCTCGGCTCGGCGCAGAACGTCAACAAGGTCGTGCTGAAGATCCCGGCCGGCTGGGGCACCCGCAACCAGACCCTGTCGGTGCAGGGCAGCACCAACGGCTCGACCTTCACCGCGCTGTCGGCGTCGGCGACCTACACCTTCAACCCGGCCGTCGCCGGGAACTCGGTGACGATCACCTTCGCGCAGGCCTCGACCCGCTACGTGCGGCTCGACATCACGGCGAACACGGCGTGGCCGGCCGGTCAGATCTCGGAGTTCGAGGTCTACGGTCCGGGCAGCACGTCGGACACGACCGCGCCGAGCACTCCGGGCACCCTGTCGCAGACGACCTCGGGCACGACGATCACCCTCAACTGGGGCGCGTCGACCGACACCGGCGGCAGCGGCCTGGCCGGTTACGACATCTACCGCAACGGCGCCCTCGCCGCCAGCGTCGGCACCGTCACCACCTGGGCCGACACGCAGCCGGCCACGGCGACGGTGAGCTACTACGTCCGGGCGCGCGACAACGCGGGCAACGTCTCGGGCAACAGCAACACCGTGACGCGGACCGGCACGTCCCCGGACACGACCGCGCCGAGCGTCCCGGGCACCCTGTCGCAGTCCACGTCGGGCACGACGATCACGCTGAACTGGGGTGCGTCGACCGACACCGGCGGCAGCGGCCTGGCGGGCTACGACATCTACCGCAACGGCGTCTTCGCCCAGTCCGTCGGCCTCGTCACCACCTGGGCCGACACGCAGGCCGCGACGGTCACCGTCTCCTACTACGTGCGGGCACGTGACGGCGCGGGCAACCTCTCGGGCAACAGCAACACCGTGACGCGTACGGGCACCAGCCCCGACACGACCGCGCCGAGCACCCCGGGCACCCTGTCGCACAGCACCTCGGGCACGACGATCACGCTGAACTGGGGCGCCTCCACCGACACCGGCGGCAGCGGCCTGGCGGGCTACAACGTCTACCGCGACAACGCCCTGATCGCGACCCTGGGCACCGTGCTCACCTACCAGGACGGCCAGCCGCAGACCGCGACGGTCTCCTACTTCGTCCGGGCACGGGACGGCGCGGGGAACCTCTCCGGCAACAGCAACACCGTCACCCGGACCGGCACCCAGAACCCGGGCTGCACCAACGTCGCGTCGGGCAAGACGCTGACGGCATCCGGCTCCATCTTCACCTTCACCCCGGAGAAGGCGAACGACGGCCAGGTCTCGACCTACTGGGAGGGCTCGGGCTTCCCGTCGACCCTGACCGCGGTGCTCGGTGCCAACCACGTCGTGAGCGCGGTCAACGTCAAGCTGAACCCGGACAGCGCGTGGGGCACGCGTACCCAGAACATCCAGGTTTTGGGTCGTGACCAGGCCTCGGGCACCTACACCAGCCTGGTGGCCGCGGCGAACTACCAGTTCGTCCAGGGCACCAACGTGGTGAACATCCCGGTCTCGGCCACCACGGCGGACGTGCAGCTGCGCTTCACCTCCAACACCGGTGCCCCGTCGGGCCAGGTCGCCGAGTTCGAGGTCTGCGGCACCCCGTCGCCGAACCCCGACCTGACGATCACCTCGACCACCTGGTCCCCGGCCTCGCCGAGCGAGGTCAGCGCGATCACCCTCTCGGCGACCGTGAGCAACATCGGCACGGCTGCCTCGGCGGCGACGACGGTCAACTTCAGCCTCGCCGGTGCGCTCGTCGGCAGCGCCAACGTGGGTGCGCTCAACGCGGGTGCCTCGACGACGGTCTCCTTCAACGCGGGAACGCGGGGGATGGGCAGCTACACCGTCTCGTCGGTGGTCGACCCGGCCAACAACATCATCGAGCAGAGCGACGCCAACAACAGCAACACGGCGTCGTCGCAGCTCACGGTCACCCAGGCGCCGGGTCCGGACCTGCAGGTGCTCGGCATCAGCAGCAACCCGGCCAACCCGGCGGTCGGCGCGGCGGTCAGCTTCACCGTGACGGTGAACAACCGCGGCACCACGGCGTCCGGCGTCACCTCGGTGACCCGCCTGACGGTGGGCGGCACCACGCTCAACACCAACACGGCGTCGATCGCGGCCGGCACCTCGGCGACGGTCGCCGTCACCGGCACCTGGACCGCGACGAGCGGCGGCGCCACCATCACCGCCACGGTCGACGCGACCAACGTGGTCGCCGAGACCAACGAGACCAACAACGCGCTGTCGCAGGCGATCGTGGTCGGTCGCGGTGCTGCGGTTCCCTACACCTCCTATGAGGCCGAGGCCGCCAACTACAACGGCGTGCTGGTCGAGGCCGACGCGCTGCGTACCTTCGGGCACACGAACTTCGGCACCGAGTCCTCGGGCCGCAAGTCGGTGCGCCTCAACACCCAGGGCCAGTTCGTCGAGTTCACCTCGACCAACGCCGCCAACTCGATCGTGGTCCGCAACTCCATCCCGGACGCCGCCGGTGGCGGCGGCCAGGAGGCCACGATCAGCCTCTACGCCAACGGCACCTTCGTGCAGAAGCTGACGCTGTCCTCGCGGCACAGCTGGCTCTACGGCACGACCGACCAGCCCGAGGGCCTCACGAACACCCCCGGCGGCGACGCCCGGCGCCTGTTCGACGAGTCCAACGCGCTGCTGGCGCAGTCCTACCCGGCAGGCACGAAGTTCAAGCTCCAGCGCGACTCCGGTGACAACGCCTCGTTCTACATCATCGACATGATCGACCTCGAGCAGGTCGCGCCGGCGCTCACCAAGCCGGCCGAGTGCACCTCGATCACGTCCTACGGCGCGGTCCCCAACGACGGCCTCGACGACACGTCCGCGATCCAGCGGGCCGTCACCGACGACCAGAACGGCGTGATCAGCTGCGTCTGGATCCCGGAGGGCCAGTGGCGTCAGGAGCAGAAGATCCTGACCGACGACCCGCTGAACCGGGGTCAGTGGAACCAGGTCGGCATCAGCAACGTGACGATCAAGGGTGCCGGCATGTGGCGCTCGCAGTTCTACACGCTGACCGAGCCGCAGGACGTCATCGGCGGCATCAACCACCCGCACGAGGGCAACTTCGGGTTCGACATCGACAGCAACACCCAGATCTCCGACATCGCCATCTTCGGCTCCGGCCGGATCCGTGGCGGCGACGGCAACGACGAGGGCGGCGTCGGCCTCAACGGCCGGTTCGGTCTCAACACGAAGATCACCAACGTGTGGATCGAGCACGCCAACGTGGGTGTCTGGGTCGGTCGCGACTACGACAACATCCCGGCTCTCTGGGGACCGGGCGACAACCTGCTCTTCAGCGGGATGCGGATCCGCGACACCTACGCCGACGGCATCAACTTCACCAACGGCACGCACAACTCCAAGGTGTTCAACTCGTCCTTCCGCACCACCGGTGACGACGCGCTGGCGGTCTGGGCCAACACGGCGGTCAAGGACCGCACGCTGGACAACACCCACGACAACCACTTCGTCAACAACACCGTGCAGCTCCCGTGGCGTGCCAACGGCATCGCGATCTACGGCGGCTACGACAACTCCATCGAGAACAACCTCATCTACGACACGATGAACTACCCGGCGATCATGCTGGCGACGGACCACAGCCCCCTGCCCTTCTCGGGGACGACGCTCATCGCCAACAACGGGATCTACCGCTCGGGTGGTGTGTTCTGGAACGAGGACCAGGAGTTCGGTGCCATCACGCTCTTCCCGTCGAGCCTGCCGATCACCGGTGTCACGATCCGCGACACCGACATCTACGACTCGACCTACGACGGCATCCAGTTCAAGAACGGCGGCGGCGCCATGCCGAACGTTCAGATCATCAACGTCAAGATCGATAAGTCCAACAACGGCGCCGGCATCCTCGCGATGAGCGGTGTCCAGGGCAACGCGGTCCTGACCAACGTGGTGATCACGAACTCGGCGACCGGCAACATCGTGACCCAGCCCGGGTCGCAGTTCGTCATCACCGGCGGCTGA
- a CDS encoding transketolase-like TK C-terminal-containing protein gives MTVSPDVSSSTNLAGWLNKVGIWSPAERHDWFADDAETTMHWRERPTGQHMELGIAETNLVGLIGELGATWSRWGQPLFPIGVLYDPFVERALEPWSYGIYAGGQSILVGTPSGVTLAAEGGAHQSIKTPSIGLEQPGCVSYEPAFAIEVEWTLLDAISRLGRPDGSSSYLRLSTRPVSQALAAVPADPAARERRRRQVIAGAYTLRTAAHPAVMLVGMGAMIPETLAAADRLAEQGIEAEVVCVTSPGLLFEAVQARSGLGEAPSWILDQVFPARRAVPMVTVLDGHPHTLAFLATIHHVRSMSLGVSRFGQAGALEDVYRYHGIDTDAVVRAALDLLG, from the coding sequence GTGACCGTGAGCCCCGACGTCAGCTCCAGCACCAACCTGGCCGGGTGGCTCAACAAGGTCGGGATCTGGTCGCCCGCCGAGCGGCACGACTGGTTCGCCGACGACGCCGAGACGACGATGCACTGGCGCGAGCGCCCTACCGGCCAGCACATGGAGCTCGGCATCGCCGAGACCAACCTGGTCGGGCTGATCGGCGAGCTCGGTGCCACCTGGAGCCGCTGGGGACAGCCGCTCTTCCCGATCGGCGTGCTCTACGACCCGTTCGTCGAGCGGGCGCTCGAACCGTGGTCCTACGGCATCTACGCCGGGGGCCAGTCGATCCTCGTCGGCACGCCGAGCGGAGTGACCCTGGCGGCGGAGGGCGGCGCGCACCAGTCGATCAAGACGCCGTCGATCGGGTTGGAGCAGCCCGGGTGCGTGAGCTACGAGCCGGCCTTCGCGATCGAGGTGGAGTGGACGCTGCTGGACGCGATCTCCCGGCTCGGCCGCCCGGACGGCAGCTCGTCCTACCTGCGCTTGTCGACCCGGCCGGTCAGCCAGGCGCTCGCCGCGGTCCCGGCCGACCCGGCGGCCCGCGAGCGGCGGCGGCGGCAGGTCATCGCCGGGGCCTACACGCTGCGTACCGCCGCGCACCCGGCGGTCATGCTGGTCGGGATGGGCGCGATGATCCCGGAGACGCTCGCCGCGGCGGACCGGCTCGCCGAGCAGGGCATCGAGGCCGAGGTGGTCTGCGTGACCAGTCCCGGCCTGCTCTTCGAGGCGGTGCAGGCCCGCAGCGGGCTGGGCGAGGCGCCGTCGTGGATCCTCGACCAGGTCTTCCCCGCCCGCCGCGCGGTGCCGATGGTGACGGTGCTCGACGGGCACCCGCACACGCTCGCGTTCCTCGCCACGATCCACCACGTGCGGTCGATGTCGCTGGGGGTGAGCCGGTTCGGCCAGGCGGGGGCGCTGGAGGATGTCTACCGCTACCACGGCATCGACACCGACGCCGTGGTCCGAGCCGCCCTCGACCTGCTCGGCTGA
- a CDS encoding GntR family transcriptional regulator — translation MTAEVTSGLRSVAKNNSAVDRVTAEIRRGVLNGTLKAGSSFSIVDLSVQLGVSHIPVREALRRLETQGLITLRPGRSAIVNPLDRDELRSIYRLRKLIECDLAARACLDLTSADLDLAERLLMDYTHAETDADELWELHKQFHLTLLRPALTEWDLRLLEQLWHACDRYTRIVFETYQVGQEERRRREMTHRLLLDAARSGSPAELKLAVNEHLAENELACLEWMAALPPTP, via the coding sequence GTGACAGCAGAGGTGACGAGCGGACTGCGTTCGGTCGCGAAGAACAATTCGGCCGTGGACCGTGTGACCGCCGAGATCCGTCGCGGCGTCCTCAACGGCACCCTCAAGGCGGGCTCCAGCTTCTCGATCGTGGACCTCAGCGTTCAGCTCGGGGTCAGCCACATCCCGGTCCGTGAGGCGCTGCGGCGGCTGGAGACGCAGGGGCTGATCACGCTCCGTCCCGGCCGCAGCGCCATCGTCAACCCGCTCGACCGCGACGAGCTGCGCTCCATCTACCGGCTGCGCAAGCTCATCGAGTGCGACCTCGCCGCGCGGGCCTGCCTCGACCTGACCAGCGCCGACCTCGACCTCGCCGAGCGGCTGCTGATGGACTACACGCACGCGGAGACCGACGCCGACGAGCTGTGGGAGCTGCACAAGCAGTTCCACCTCACGCTGCTGCGCCCCGCGCTGACCGAGTGGGACCTGCGCCTGTTGGAGCAGCTCTGGCACGCCTGCGACCGCTACACCCGGATCGTGTTCGAGACCTACCAGGTCGGCCAGGAGGAGCGCCGCCGCCGCGAGATGACCCACCGCCTGTTGCTGGACGCGGCGAGGTCGGGCTCCCCCGCAGAGCTGAAGCTGGCGGTCAACGAACACCTGGCCGAAAACGAACTGGCCTGCCTGGAGTGGATGGCCGCCCTCCCGCCCACCCCCTGA